The Oncorhynchus nerka isolate Pitt River linkage group LG24, Oner_Uvic_2.0, whole genome shotgun sequence genome has a window encoding:
- the LOC115108466 gene encoding piggyBac transposable element-derived protein 2-like isoform X1, translating into MPLTNAEKQRRYRQRLKEKGSYEEVKEKDRRRHSLRKAKAKSQGKCMFLVFWHEFHHHLLKMDQYGRYESSGQPRELFDPSLHWRQVKEEAEECEIQQSQGSAVSLGVEISQVCLKEDPIEQDPSFDTVSDIHGVTEQECVHKRMKYLKVKVLPSLVPVKESEECPLVPVDEIASITVKDEENEDWLKSEDEDLVKVSVPWELLETSPSSSCSDTEDSDNVRHMDTKTLSRKRLRAAVAILPQDPLDSEVEDLSDSEDDDLEDIPKPGDLEDESPSKLTKGDASQYPKTAESPKRKKRKSRNVIILVPTDTYNHNLDTVVSPFNSSSFKTQPRHPLWKKADIDSFQVPDPVFVAPQCVQSPYQYFKMFFTDQMIAHIAEQTNLYSVQQTGSAINTNSGEIEDLLSMLLYMGVFDFPTFVDYWHSDSRFPPVADTMSVRRFQSLCRFLHFNDNMQNNHSPDRFYKIRPLFNMLRQQCLLIQPTNRQSIAEVMVAYKGTKAGNLRHYKSNQHDKFGFRLFCRGSSSGIIHDLLLYQGDTTFLNSGLNEDEQNPLLSTKVVTTLCTSIAEPEATVVFCDNYLISLDLVKSLQARLGVRCIGTVRANGTGGATAMDDKDLAKLGRGAYDYCSQEGVIAVRWLDKKSVSILSNACGIEPLGYVRRFCRETHQKIDITCPSVMLAYIQAKEGIDLSDMLVRLYKTPMKARRWYLPLFGYILDLCIANGWLMYKRDCDLLKEKPVHLKRFRLSVAGTLKVVNKVPTRFGQPSVPPNPHTTPKRLHNPRALQPTADVRYDCLGHWPIFGEQRGRCNLCVKGVSRWKCSKCGDGKLFLCLNNKQQCFVCYHQK; encoded by the exons ATGCCACTGACAAATGCTGAAAAGCAAAGAAGATACAGGCAAAGACTAAAGGAGAAGGGGAGTTATGAGGAGGTCAAAGAAAAAGACAGGAGGAGGCACAGTTTGAGAAAAGCAAAGGCTAAAAGCCAAGGAAAATGTATGTTTCTAGTGTTTT GGCATGAGTTTCATCATCATCTGCTGAAGATGGATCAATATGGGAGATATGAAAGCAGTGGTCAGCCAAGAGAGCTTTTT GATCCCTCACTGCATTGGAGGCAGGTCAAAGAGGAGGCTGAAGAATGTGAGATTCAGCAAAGCCAAGGGTCAGCAGTTTCATTAGGAGTTGAAATATCCCAGGTTTGTCTAAAGGAGGACCCAATTGAACAAGATCCCTCCTTTGATACAGTTTCAGACATCCATGGAGTCACAGAACAAGAGTGTGTACATAAACGCATGAAGTATCTCAAAGTAAAG GTGCTGCCTTCTCTAGTCCCAGTCAAAGAGTCTGAAGAATGCCCCCTTGTGCCAGTAGATGAAATTGCCTCAATTACAGTGAAGGATGAAGAGAATGAAGACTGGTTGAAGTCAGAAGATGAGGATCTTGTGAAAGTGTCAGTGCCTTGGGAGCTGTTGGaaacatcaccatcatcatcatgttcAGATACAGAGGACAGTGATAATGTGCGG CACATGGACACAAAAACCCTCAGTAGAAAGAGGCTAAGAGCTGCTGTGGCCATTCTACCACAGGATCCCCTGGATTCAGAGGTGGAAGACCTAAGTGACTCAGAGGATGATGACCTAGAGGATATTCCAAAACCAGGAGATCTGGAGGATGAGTCCCCTTCTAAACTTACAAAAGGAGATGCTTCCCAATACCCTAAAACCGCAGAGTCTCCCAAGAGGAAGAAGAGAAAAAGCAGAAATGTAATTATATTGGTTCCTACAGACACATATAACCACAATCTCGACACAGTTGTAAGCCCATTTAATTCTAGTTCCTTCAAAACACAGCCAAGACATCCGCTTTGGAAGAAGGCGGACATAGATTCCTTCCAAGTTCCAGATCCAGTGTTTGTGGCACCACAGTGTGTTCAATCCCCCTATCAATATTTCAAGATGTTCTTCACTGATCAGATGATTGCACACATTGCTGAGCAGACCAACCTTTACTCTGTTCAACAGACTGGATCCGCAATCAACACAAACTCTGGAGAAATTGAGGATTTATTGTCTATGCTTCTCTACATGGGTGTTTTTGACTTTCCAACCTTTGTGGACTACTGGCATTCTGACTCTCGCTTCCCACCTGTGGCTGATACGATGTCTGTGAGAAGGTTCCAGTCACTCTGCAGGTTTCTTCACTTCAATGACAACATGCAAAATAATCACAGTCCTGACCGCTTCTACAAGATCCGACCTCTTTTTAACATGCTGCGTCAACAGTGTCTCCTCATACAGCCAACCAACAGGCAAAGCATAGCTGAAGTCATGGTAGCTTACAAAGGCACCAAAGCAGGAAATCTTCGTCATTACAAATCTAATCAGCATGACAAATTTGGTTTTAGGTTATTCTGTCGGGGCAGTTCTTCAGGTATTATCCATGACCTGCTACTGTACCAAGGGGATACAACATTTCTCAACAGTGGGCTAAATGAAGATGAACAGAATCCTCTGCTGAGTACCAAGGTTGTCACCACCCTCTGTACATCTATTGCAGAGCCAGAGGCTACAGTTGTTTTCTGTGACAACTACCTCATCAGTCTTGACCTGGTAAAGTCCCTGCAGGCCAGACTGGGTGTGAGGTGTATTGGCACTGTGAGAGCAAACGGCACAGGTGGAGCAACTGCAATGGATGACAAGGATCTTGCAAAGCTAGGGCGTGGAGCATACGACTACTGTTCTCAAGAGGGGGTGATTGCTGTCAGGTGGTTGGACAAAAAGAGCGTCTCAATACTAAGCAATGCGTGTGGAATTGAACCTCTGGGGTATGTTAGGCGGTTCTGTCGGGAGACCCATCAAAAGATTGATATCACATGCCCATCAGTCATGTTGGCTTATATTCAAGCAAAGGAGGGCATCGATCTATCTGATATGCTGGTGCGTCTGTACAAGACACCTATGAAGGCACGCCGGTGGTACCTACCTCTGTTTGGATACATCCTTGATCTGTGCATTGCCAATGGTTGGCTGATGTACAAGCGGGACTGTGACCTTCTCAAGGAAAAACCAGTGCACCTAAAAAGGTTTCGTTTGTCTGTGGCAGGGACTCTAAAAGTAGTCAATAAAGTCCCAACCAGGTTTGGCCAACCATCAGTTCCTCCAAATCCACACACAACTCCAAAGCGGCTGCACAATCCCAGAGCCTTACAGCCTACAGCAGATGTCCGTTATGACTGCCTTGGACACTGGCCTATCTTTGGGGAACAGAGAGGAAGGTGCAACCTGTGCGTCAAGGGCGTCTCGAGGTGGAAGTGTTCCAAGTGTGGTGATGGAAAGTTGTTTTTGTGTCTGAACAACAAGCAGCAGTGCTTTGTGTGTTATCACCAGAAGTGA
- the LOC115108466 gene encoding piggyBac transposable element-derived protein 2-like isoform X3, which yields MPLTNAEKQRRYRQRLKEKGSYEEVKEKDRRRHSLRKAKAKSQGKCMFLVFWHEFHHHLLKMDQYGRYESSGQPRELFDPSLHWRQVKEEAEECEIQQSQGSAVSLGVEISQVCLKEDPIEQDPSFDTVSDIHGVTEQECVHKRMKYLKVKVLPSLVPVKESEECPLVPVDEIASITVKDEENEDWLKSEDEDLVKVSVPWELLETSPSSSCSDTEDSDNVRHMDTKTLSRKRLRAAVAILPQDPLDSEVEDLSDSEDDDLEDIPKPGDLEDESPSKLTKGDASQYPKTAESPKRKKRKSRNTGSAINTNSGEIEDLLSMLLYMGVFDFPTFVDYWHSDSRFPPVADTMSVRRFQSLCRFLHFNDNMQNNHSPDRFYKIRPLFNMLRQQCLLIQPTNRQSIAEVMVAYKGTKAGNLRHYKSNQHDKFGFRLFCRGSSSGIIHDLLLYQGDTTFLNSGLNEDEQNPLLSTKVVTTLCTSIAEPEATVVFCDNYLISLDLVKSLQARLGVRCIGTVRANGTGGATAMDDKDLAKLGRGAYDYCSQEGVIAVRWLDKKSVSILSNACGIEPLGYVRRFCRETHQKIDITCPSVMLAYIQAKEGIDLSDMLVRLYKTPMKARRWYLPLFGYILDLCIANGWLMYKRDCDLLKEKPVHLKRFRLSVAGTLKVVNKVPTRFGQPSVPPNPHTTPKRLHNPRALQPTADVRYDCLGHWPIFGEQRGRCNLCVKGVSRWKCSKCGDGKLFLCLNNKQQCFVCYHQK from the exons ATGCCACTGACAAATGCTGAAAAGCAAAGAAGATACAGGCAAAGACTAAAGGAGAAGGGGAGTTATGAGGAGGTCAAAGAAAAAGACAGGAGGAGGCACAGTTTGAGAAAAGCAAAGGCTAAAAGCCAAGGAAAATGTATGTTTCTAGTGTTTT GGCATGAGTTTCATCATCATCTGCTGAAGATGGATCAATATGGGAGATATGAAAGCAGTGGTCAGCCAAGAGAGCTTTTT GATCCCTCACTGCATTGGAGGCAGGTCAAAGAGGAGGCTGAAGAATGTGAGATTCAGCAAAGCCAAGGGTCAGCAGTTTCATTAGGAGTTGAAATATCCCAGGTTTGTCTAAAGGAGGACCCAATTGAACAAGATCCCTCCTTTGATACAGTTTCAGACATCCATGGAGTCACAGAACAAGAGTGTGTACATAAACGCATGAAGTATCTCAAAGTAAAG GTGCTGCCTTCTCTAGTCCCAGTCAAAGAGTCTGAAGAATGCCCCCTTGTGCCAGTAGATGAAATTGCCTCAATTACAGTGAAGGATGAAGAGAATGAAGACTGGTTGAAGTCAGAAGATGAGGATCTTGTGAAAGTGTCAGTGCCTTGGGAGCTGTTGGaaacatcaccatcatcatcatgttcAGATACAGAGGACAGTGATAATGTGCGG CACATGGACACAAAAACCCTCAGTAGAAAGAGGCTAAGAGCTGCTGTGGCCATTCTACCACAGGATCCCCTGGATTCAGAGGTGGAAGACCTAAGTGACTCAGAGGATGATGACCTAGAGGATATTCCAAAACCAGGAGATCTGGAGGATGAGTCCCCTTCTAAACTTACAAAAGGAGATGCTTCCCAATACCCTAAAACCGCAGAGTCTCCCAAGAGGAAGAAGAGAAAAAGCAGAAAT ACTGGATCCGCAATCAACACAAACTCTGGAGAAATTGAGGATTTATTGTCTATGCTTCTCTACATGGGTGTTTTTGACTTTCCAACCTTTGTGGACTACTGGCATTCTGACTCTCGCTTCCCACCTGTGGCTGATACGATGTCTGTGAGAAGGTTCCAGTCACTCTGCAGGTTTCTTCACTTCAATGACAACATGCAAAATAATCACAGTCCTGACCGCTTCTACAAGATCCGACCTCTTTTTAACATGCTGCGTCAACAGTGTCTCCTCATACAGCCAACCAACAGGCAAAGCATAGCTGAAGTCATGGTAGCTTACAAAGGCACCAAAGCAGGAAATCTTCGTCATTACAAATCTAATCAGCATGACAAATTTGGTTTTAGGTTATTCTGTCGGGGCAGTTCTTCAGGTATTATCCATGACCTGCTACTGTACCAAGGGGATACAACATTTCTCAACAGTGGGCTAAATGAAGATGAACAGAATCCTCTGCTGAGTACCAAGGTTGTCACCACCCTCTGTACATCTATTGCAGAGCCAGAGGCTACAGTTGTTTTCTGTGACAACTACCTCATCAGTCTTGACCTGGTAAAGTCCCTGCAGGCCAGACTGGGTGTGAGGTGTATTGGCACTGTGAGAGCAAACGGCACAGGTGGAGCAACTGCAATGGATGACAAGGATCTTGCAAAGCTAGGGCGTGGAGCATACGACTACTGTTCTCAAGAGGGGGTGATTGCTGTCAGGTGGTTGGACAAAAAGAGCGTCTCAATACTAAGCAATGCGTGTGGAATTGAACCTCTGGGGTATGTTAGGCGGTTCTGTCGGGAGACCCATCAAAAGATTGATATCACATGCCCATCAGTCATGTTGGCTTATATTCAAGCAAAGGAGGGCATCGATCTATCTGATATGCTGGTGCGTCTGTACAAGACACCTATGAAGGCACGCCGGTGGTACCTACCTCTGTTTGGATACATCCTTGATCTGTGCATTGCCAATGGTTGGCTGATGTACAAGCGGGACTGTGACCTTCTCAAGGAAAAACCAGTGCACCTAAAAAGGTTTCGTTTGTCTGTGGCAGGGACTCTAAAAGTAGTCAATAAAGTCCCAACCAGGTTTGGCCAACCATCAGTTCCTCCAAATCCACACACAACTCCAAAGCGGCTGCACAATCCCAGAGCCTTACAGCCTACAGCAGATGTCCGTTATGACTGCCTTGGACACTGGCCTATCTTTGGGGAACAGAGAGGAAGGTGCAACCTGTGCGTCAAGGGCGTCTCGAGGTGGAAGTGTTCCAAGTGTGGTGATGGAAAGTTGTTTTTGTGTCTGAACAACAAGCAGCAGTGCTTTGTGTGTTATCACCAGAAGTGA
- the LOC115108466 gene encoding piggyBac transposable element-derived protein 2-like isoform X2, with translation MPLTNAEKQRRYRQRLKEKGSYEEVKEKDRRRHSLRKAKAKSQGKWHEFHHHLLKMDQYGRYESSGQPRELFDPSLHWRQVKEEAEECEIQQSQGSAVSLGVEISQVCLKEDPIEQDPSFDTVSDIHGVTEQECVHKRMKYLKVKVLPSLVPVKESEECPLVPVDEIASITVKDEENEDWLKSEDEDLVKVSVPWELLETSPSSSCSDTEDSDNVRHMDTKTLSRKRLRAAVAILPQDPLDSEVEDLSDSEDDDLEDIPKPGDLEDESPSKLTKGDASQYPKTAESPKRKKRKSRNVIILVPTDTYNHNLDTVVSPFNSSSFKTQPRHPLWKKADIDSFQVPDPVFVAPQCVQSPYQYFKMFFTDQMIAHIAEQTNLYSVQQTGSAINTNSGEIEDLLSMLLYMGVFDFPTFVDYWHSDSRFPPVADTMSVRRFQSLCRFLHFNDNMQNNHSPDRFYKIRPLFNMLRQQCLLIQPTNRQSIAEVMVAYKGTKAGNLRHYKSNQHDKFGFRLFCRGSSSGIIHDLLLYQGDTTFLNSGLNEDEQNPLLSTKVVTTLCTSIAEPEATVVFCDNYLISLDLVKSLQARLGVRCIGTVRANGTGGATAMDDKDLAKLGRGAYDYCSQEGVIAVRWLDKKSVSILSNACGIEPLGYVRRFCRETHQKIDITCPSVMLAYIQAKEGIDLSDMLVRLYKTPMKARRWYLPLFGYILDLCIANGWLMYKRDCDLLKEKPVHLKRFRLSVAGTLKVVNKVPTRFGQPSVPPNPHTTPKRLHNPRALQPTADVRYDCLGHWPIFGEQRGRCNLCVKGVSRWKCSKCGDGKLFLCLNNKQQCFVCYHQK, from the exons ATGCCACTGACAAATGCTGAAAAGCAAAGAAGATACAGGCAAAGACTAAAGGAGAAGGGGAGTTATGAGGAGGTCAAAGAAAAAGACAGGAGGAGGCACAGTTTGAGAAAAGCAAAGGCTAAAAGCCAAGGAAAAT GGCATGAGTTTCATCATCATCTGCTGAAGATGGATCAATATGGGAGATATGAAAGCAGTGGTCAGCCAAGAGAGCTTTTT GATCCCTCACTGCATTGGAGGCAGGTCAAAGAGGAGGCTGAAGAATGTGAGATTCAGCAAAGCCAAGGGTCAGCAGTTTCATTAGGAGTTGAAATATCCCAGGTTTGTCTAAAGGAGGACCCAATTGAACAAGATCCCTCCTTTGATACAGTTTCAGACATCCATGGAGTCACAGAACAAGAGTGTGTACATAAACGCATGAAGTATCTCAAAGTAAAG GTGCTGCCTTCTCTAGTCCCAGTCAAAGAGTCTGAAGAATGCCCCCTTGTGCCAGTAGATGAAATTGCCTCAATTACAGTGAAGGATGAAGAGAATGAAGACTGGTTGAAGTCAGAAGATGAGGATCTTGTGAAAGTGTCAGTGCCTTGGGAGCTGTTGGaaacatcaccatcatcatcatgttcAGATACAGAGGACAGTGATAATGTGCGG CACATGGACACAAAAACCCTCAGTAGAAAGAGGCTAAGAGCTGCTGTGGCCATTCTACCACAGGATCCCCTGGATTCAGAGGTGGAAGACCTAAGTGACTCAGAGGATGATGACCTAGAGGATATTCCAAAACCAGGAGATCTGGAGGATGAGTCCCCTTCTAAACTTACAAAAGGAGATGCTTCCCAATACCCTAAAACCGCAGAGTCTCCCAAGAGGAAGAAGAGAAAAAGCAGAAATGTAATTATATTGGTTCCTACAGACACATATAACCACAATCTCGACACAGTTGTAAGCCCATTTAATTCTAGTTCCTTCAAAACACAGCCAAGACATCCGCTTTGGAAGAAGGCGGACATAGATTCCTTCCAAGTTCCAGATCCAGTGTTTGTGGCACCACAGTGTGTTCAATCCCCCTATCAATATTTCAAGATGTTCTTCACTGATCAGATGATTGCACACATTGCTGAGCAGACCAACCTTTACTCTGTTCAACAGACTGGATCCGCAATCAACACAAACTCTGGAGAAATTGAGGATTTATTGTCTATGCTTCTCTACATGGGTGTTTTTGACTTTCCAACCTTTGTGGACTACTGGCATTCTGACTCTCGCTTCCCACCTGTGGCTGATACGATGTCTGTGAGAAGGTTCCAGTCACTCTGCAGGTTTCTTCACTTCAATGACAACATGCAAAATAATCACAGTCCTGACCGCTTCTACAAGATCCGACCTCTTTTTAACATGCTGCGTCAACAGTGTCTCCTCATACAGCCAACCAACAGGCAAAGCATAGCTGAAGTCATGGTAGCTTACAAAGGCACCAAAGCAGGAAATCTTCGTCATTACAAATCTAATCAGCATGACAAATTTGGTTTTAGGTTATTCTGTCGGGGCAGTTCTTCAGGTATTATCCATGACCTGCTACTGTACCAAGGGGATACAACATTTCTCAACAGTGGGCTAAATGAAGATGAACAGAATCCTCTGCTGAGTACCAAGGTTGTCACCACCCTCTGTACATCTATTGCAGAGCCAGAGGCTACAGTTGTTTTCTGTGACAACTACCTCATCAGTCTTGACCTGGTAAAGTCCCTGCAGGCCAGACTGGGTGTGAGGTGTATTGGCACTGTGAGAGCAAACGGCACAGGTGGAGCAACTGCAATGGATGACAAGGATCTTGCAAAGCTAGGGCGTGGAGCATACGACTACTGTTCTCAAGAGGGGGTGATTGCTGTCAGGTGGTTGGACAAAAAGAGCGTCTCAATACTAAGCAATGCGTGTGGAATTGAACCTCTGGGGTATGTTAGGCGGTTCTGTCGGGAGACCCATCAAAAGATTGATATCACATGCCCATCAGTCATGTTGGCTTATATTCAAGCAAAGGAGGGCATCGATCTATCTGATATGCTGGTGCGTCTGTACAAGACACCTATGAAGGCACGCCGGTGGTACCTACCTCTGTTTGGATACATCCTTGATCTGTGCATTGCCAATGGTTGGCTGATGTACAAGCGGGACTGTGACCTTCTCAAGGAAAAACCAGTGCACCTAAAAAGGTTTCGTTTGTCTGTGGCAGGGACTCTAAAAGTAGTCAATAAAGTCCCAACCAGGTTTGGCCAACCATCAGTTCCTCCAAATCCACACACAACTCCAAAGCGGCTGCACAATCCCAGAGCCTTACAGCCTACAGCAGATGTCCGTTATGACTGCCTTGGACACTGGCCTATCTTTGGGGAACAGAGAGGAAGGTGCAACCTGTGCGTCAAGGGCGTCTCGAGGTGGAAGTGTTCCAAGTGTGGTGATGGAAAGTTGTTTTTGTGTCTGAACAACAAGCAGCAGTGCTTTGTGTGTTATCACCAGAAGTGA
- the LOC115108466 gene encoding piggyBac transposable element-derived protein 2-like isoform X4: protein MGDMKAVVSQESFLIPHCIGGRSKRRLKNVRFSKAKVSDIHGVTEQECVHKRMKYLKVKVLPSLVPVKESEECPLVPVDEIASITVKDEENEDWLKSEDEDLVKVSVPWELLETSPSSSCSDTEDSDNVRHMDTKTLSRKRLRAAVAILPQDPLDSEVEDLSDSEDDDLEDIPKPGDLEDESPSKLTKGDASQYPKTAESPKRKKRKSRNVIILVPTDTYNHNLDTVVSPFNSSSFKTQPRHPLWKKADIDSFQVPDPVFVAPQCVQSPYQYFKMFFTDQMIAHIAEQTNLYSVQQTGSAINTNSGEIEDLLSMLLYMGVFDFPTFVDYWHSDSRFPPVADTMSVRRFQSLCRFLHFNDNMQNNHSPDRFYKIRPLFNMLRQQCLLIQPTNRQSIAEVMVAYKGTKAGNLRHYKSNQHDKFGFRLFCRGSSSGIIHDLLLYQGDTTFLNSGLNEDEQNPLLSTKVVTTLCTSIAEPEATVVFCDNYLISLDLVKSLQARLGVRCIGTVRANGTGGATAMDDKDLAKLGRGAYDYCSQEGVIAVRWLDKKSVSILSNACGIEPLGYVRRFCRETHQKIDITCPSVMLAYIQAKEGIDLSDMLVRLYKTPMKARRWYLPLFGYILDLCIANGWLMYKRDCDLLKEKPVHLKRFRLSVAGTLKVVNKVPTRFGQPSVPPNPHTTPKRLHNPRALQPTADVRYDCLGHWPIFGEQRGRCNLCVKGVSRWKCSKCGDGKLFLCLNNKQQCFVCYHQK from the exons ATGGGAGATATGAAAGCAGTGGTCAGCCAAGAGAGCTTTTT GATCCCTCACTGCATTGGAGGCAGGTCAAAGAGGAGGCTGAAGAATGTGAGATTCAGCAAAGCCAAGG TTTCAGACATCCATGGAGTCACAGAACAAGAGTGTGTACATAAACGCATGAAGTATCTCAAAGTAAAG GTGCTGCCTTCTCTAGTCCCAGTCAAAGAGTCTGAAGAATGCCCCCTTGTGCCAGTAGATGAAATTGCCTCAATTACAGTGAAGGATGAAGAGAATGAAGACTGGTTGAAGTCAGAAGATGAGGATCTTGTGAAAGTGTCAGTGCCTTGGGAGCTGTTGGaaacatcaccatcatcatcatgttcAGATACAGAGGACAGTGATAATGTGCGG CACATGGACACAAAAACCCTCAGTAGAAAGAGGCTAAGAGCTGCTGTGGCCATTCTACCACAGGATCCCCTGGATTCAGAGGTGGAAGACCTAAGTGACTCAGAGGATGATGACCTAGAGGATATTCCAAAACCAGGAGATCTGGAGGATGAGTCCCCTTCTAAACTTACAAAAGGAGATGCTTCCCAATACCCTAAAACCGCAGAGTCTCCCAAGAGGAAGAAGAGAAAAAGCAGAAATGTAATTATATTGGTTCCTACAGACACATATAACCACAATCTCGACACAGTTGTAAGCCCATTTAATTCTAGTTCCTTCAAAACACAGCCAAGACATCCGCTTTGGAAGAAGGCGGACATAGATTCCTTCCAAGTTCCAGATCCAGTGTTTGTGGCACCACAGTGTGTTCAATCCCCCTATCAATATTTCAAGATGTTCTTCACTGATCAGATGATTGCACACATTGCTGAGCAGACCAACCTTTACTCTGTTCAACAGACTGGATCCGCAATCAACACAAACTCTGGAGAAATTGAGGATTTATTGTCTATGCTTCTCTACATGGGTGTTTTTGACTTTCCAACCTTTGTGGACTACTGGCATTCTGACTCTCGCTTCCCACCTGTGGCTGATACGATGTCTGTGAGAAGGTTCCAGTCACTCTGCAGGTTTCTTCACTTCAATGACAACATGCAAAATAATCACAGTCCTGACCGCTTCTACAAGATCCGACCTCTTTTTAACATGCTGCGTCAACAGTGTCTCCTCATACAGCCAACCAACAGGCAAAGCATAGCTGAAGTCATGGTAGCTTACAAAGGCACCAAAGCAGGAAATCTTCGTCATTACAAATCTAATCAGCATGACAAATTTGGTTTTAGGTTATTCTGTCGGGGCAGTTCTTCAGGTATTATCCATGACCTGCTACTGTACCAAGGGGATACAACATTTCTCAACAGTGGGCTAAATGAAGATGAACAGAATCCTCTGCTGAGTACCAAGGTTGTCACCACCCTCTGTACATCTATTGCAGAGCCAGAGGCTACAGTTGTTTTCTGTGACAACTACCTCATCAGTCTTGACCTGGTAAAGTCCCTGCAGGCCAGACTGGGTGTGAGGTGTATTGGCACTGTGAGAGCAAACGGCACAGGTGGAGCAACTGCAATGGATGACAAGGATCTTGCAAAGCTAGGGCGTGGAGCATACGACTACTGTTCTCAAGAGGGGGTGATTGCTGTCAGGTGGTTGGACAAAAAGAGCGTCTCAATACTAAGCAATGCGTGTGGAATTGAACCTCTGGGGTATGTTAGGCGGTTCTGTCGGGAGACCCATCAAAAGATTGATATCACATGCCCATCAGTCATGTTGGCTTATATTCAAGCAAAGGAGGGCATCGATCTATCTGATATGCTGGTGCGTCTGTACAAGACACCTATGAAGGCACGCCGGTGGTACCTACCTCTGTTTGGATACATCCTTGATCTGTGCATTGCCAATGGTTGGCTGATGTACAAGCGGGACTGTGACCTTCTCAAGGAAAAACCAGTGCACCTAAAAAGGTTTCGTTTGTCTGTGGCAGGGACTCTAAAAGTAGTCAATAAAGTCCCAACCAGGTTTGGCCAACCATCAGTTCCTCCAAATCCACACACAACTCCAAAGCGGCTGCACAATCCCAGAGCCTTACAGCCTACAGCAGATGTCCGTTATGACTGCCTTGGACACTGGCCTATCTTTGGGGAACAGAGAGGAAGGTGCAACCTGTGCGTCAAGGGCGTCTCGAGGTGGAAGTGTTCCAAGTGTGGTGATGGAAAGTTGTTTTTGTGTCTGAACAACAAGCAGCAGTGCTTTGTGTGTTATCACCAGAAGTGA